Proteins encoded by one window of Microplitis mediator isolate UGA2020A chromosome 1, iyMicMedi2.1, whole genome shotgun sequence:
- the LOC130674871 gene encoding lysosomal acid glucosylceramidase-like, whose product MSMTVLFIILYTSILVSAENCSPRRFGEDSNVCVCNATYCDFVTVQIPQDGQFRVYESSISGQRLETKLYDFDKIIKNNIKLYLNFEKKYQTIHGFGGAFTDSTGININTLSDSTKEQLLQSYFGESGSKYNLGRVPIGGTDFSIRPYSLDDTPDDVSLRDFSLAKEDTDYKIPYMKRALKINKELKFLSASWSAPPWMKTNHNYTGFLGFLKKEYYQIYADYLVKFLEDYKNQGLPIWAISTGNEPADVFALNSVHFNDMGWTPATVTKWVVNNLGPTLLNSTSNETIILALDDQRFDLPWYLHAMHNYDNRIDKYISGIAVHWYMDKYFPIELYDRTHTAFPNKFIIMTEACTGSTFWELKKVRLGFWKRGERYIMSIIDDLNHWVTGWVDWNLALDKKGGPNWAKNYVDSAIIVNSETDEFYKQPMYYAIAHFSKFISRGSVRVDLTHHRSIKSVAFITPENTTVIVLYNKNDKPKNVTIVDPNKGNINVMVSKKTIQTIIYRQ is encoded by the exons ATGTCGATGACTGTtctctttattattttatacaccAGTATTTTAG tatCTGCTGAAAATTGTTCGCCACGAAGGTTTGGAGAAGATAGTAATGTTTGTGTGTGTAATGCTACATACTGCGACTTTGTAACAGTACAAATACCTCAAGATGGACAATTTAGAGTTTACGAATCAAGCATAAGTGGCCAACGATTAGAAACAAAACTTTATgactttgataaaataataaaaaataacataaagctttatttaaattttgaaaaaaaataccaaactATTCATGGATTTGGAGGCGCGTTTACTGATTCTACTGGTATAAATATCAACACTCTTAGTGATTCAACAAAAGAACAATTATTACA ATCATATTTTGGCGAAAGCGGAAGCAAATATAATCTAGGTCGCGTTCCAATTGGTGGCACCGATTTTTCTATAAGACCTTATTCGCTCGACGATACACCAGATGACGTTTCACTACGAGACTTTTCTTTAGCAAAAGAAGATACTGATTACAAAATACCATACATGAAAAGAGctctgaaaataaataaagaattaaaatttttatccgcTTCATGGTCAGCACCTCCATGGATGAAAACAAATCATAATTATACTGGATTTctgggttttttaaaaaaagaatactaTCAAATATATGCTGACtatttagttaaatttttagaagatTACAAAAATCAAGGCCTACCGATTTGGGCAATTTCTACCGGAAACGAGCCGGCAGATGTTTTTGCATTGAATTCAGTTCACTTTAATGATATGGGTTGGACTCCTGCTACTGTTACAAAATGGGTTGTTAATAATTTAGGACCGACTTTACTTAATTCTACATCAAACGAAACAATTATCTTAGCATTAGATGATCAACGATTTGACTTGCCTTGGTATCTTCATGCAATGCATAATTATGACAATCGAatcgataaatatatttctggTATCGCAGTTCATTGGTACATGGATAAATATTTTCCAATTGAATTGTACGATCGAACTCACACTGCGttcccaaataaatttattattatgacagAAGCGTGTACTGGAAGTACATTTtgggaattaaaaaaagttcgatTAGGATTTTGGAAGCGGGGGGAGAGATATATCATGAGCATTATTGac gATTTAAATCACTGGGTAACTGGATGGGTAGATTGGAATCTCGCATTAGACAAAAAAGGAGGTCCGAATTGGGCTAAAAATTATGTTGACTCTGCAATAATCGTAAACTCAGAAACAGATGAATTCTACAAACAACCCATGTACTATGCAATTGCACATTTCAGTAAATTCATTTCACGTGGATCTGTCCGAGTTGATCTTACTCACCACAGAAGCATTAAATCCGTCGCATTCATCACAccagaaaatactactgtaaTAGTGCTTTACAATAA AAATGATAAACCAAAAAATGTGACTATAGTAGATCCAAATAAAGGAAATATCAATGTGATGgtttcaaaaaaaactattcaaacaattatatatagacaataa
- the LOC130674851 gene encoding uncharacterized protein LOC130674851, with translation MNAEEILNNGSISYNLSQEFNIADTVKNIIKEEFDIKSDPGESYHVNYYDSPAVLNANDDLESNDVNNEETIYAPLKTVDFERLSSLKPFHTSPVKSSTEKSHQDFYDNDLSSPRKLGASKRRRSSKTCKRNSKSIESSEETNIFNNETVVNNTDDVEKELDLKEFINDVENDNIFITQMISEENESIGDNTDHVEEEIDVEKSLDFVKNETAVPIPMTPEKDNEEIINNTDNLDKEINIKECIDDVPIDNIFPVPITPEKNNHKGHEENDPLYITPIKELHSKDNNVLENLIPSISEDVLDSDSEYDKICNEKLSTLSQNDNKGVVCSDSEFERMCDTIKSNNYEPTRFSFETIELLNEFNDLDQSTNNNLLADLLTTPVTHGNKKNQDYMITIDPLIDSSTSINSVSDTSDDSDLGIEIKSRHIRKLIASNAQRKKFLRAKRKSCSSQNNLGIENKDEDKFDKRKKRTKKMVNNSRKKRLKNEMSFCEDDDSDDSNSDKVDNILQESTSDFKVKRKRTRKVYNNLEQRRSSRLLEKSINIQNTNEDIEESLVDTPHKINKTRKSFSRLKRPSNNAANQSIAEADLDNNLPTTDLKNTVNENNEDYFVSEKILTNIKRERSDSIDNKFFSDDESQRNYEKLTNTSIINQNLSINDAVDTEVIKKRRVRKKVPSDFVRRSSSRIREKSRDDRDIDDKENHENIRVNPDVGNENNEDFKGKKKLGDSTGKRGRGRGRGRRKSIKIEEQSCDDDAEYEIIKDDQPLKLKIKLNNQGTNKVGRKKSLKVEEFENQSDTKEIVEEKNFIEKHTPGRIKSNGKYRDKQTSRRKSISVKSEPEISDVADDYDSDSSGLSSSEMSMISEESEADIVEEKTKRIGPKILNKFINLEVQLEHEVPKQHQLETSLLNEMTEELRCSFGKYSKLQRQNFRLEEDKIIQRNWNRFCEVHDLDPSCATILLDRHNDRKRLLLAYMKDKIKLVQFLAKDLPNRLLHQVCKRFRALYRGTKQKNYYKSKITSKRFTSKDDRLIIVYITQNQSNIEKSCKELAELLGQTESAVLSRYHLLKDRKARVRKGRQLIEWDVPLTEKFLKNLMELTLSDEIDELKYAKIPKVVWIEMEKKLNIPMSKLMQFWHCQLHMQLFHPKCIISSELRIMLIEYLYVKGISTRREIDWTVVAQHFDGATNEGLSRLFSSMIAMSPFSDKENLSEVIEWLYEVKIPRIMRAKNDNYLPRLIYKNGKIEVIDDYPYERDTKLD, from the exons atgaaTGCAGAAGAAATATTAAACAATGGGTCAATTTCTTACAATTTATCTCAAGAATTTAATATTGCAGatactgttaaaaatataatcaaagaagaatttgatataaaaagTGATCCAGGTGAATCGTATcatgttaattattatgatagtCCAGCTGTACTAAATGCTAATGATGATTTAGAATCAAATGATGTCAATAATGAAGAAACCATATATGCGCCACTCAAAACAGTCGATTTTGAAAGACTGTCAAGCCTTAAACCATTTCACACTTCACCTGTCAAATCATCGACTGAAAAAAGTCATCAAGATTTTTATGACAATGATTTGTCAAGTCCCAGAAAACTTGGTGCTTCTAAAAGACGTCGGAGTAGTAAAACATGTAAGCGAAATTCAAAAAGTATTGAATCTAGTGaagaaacaaatatttttaataatgaaacaGTTGTCAATAATACTGATGATGTAGAAAAAGAATTAGACCTGAAGGAATTTATCAATGATGTggaaaatgataatatttttataacacaAATGATTTCAGAGGAAAATGAATCTATTGGTGATAATACTGATCATGTAGAAGAAGAAATAGACGTAGAAAAGTCTCttgattttgtaaaaaatgaaactgCGGTTCCAATTCCAATGACTCCGGAAAAAGATAAtgaagaaattattaataatactgataatttagataaagaaataaatataaaagagtGTATTGATGATGTAccaattgataatatttttccaGTACCAATTActccagaaaaaaataatcataaggGTCATGAAGAAAACGATCCATTGTATATTACTCCAATAAAAGAATTACATAGTAAAGATAATAatgtattagaaaatttaatacctTCGATTTCCGAAGATGTATTAGATTCTGATAGCGAATATGACAAAATatgtaatgaaaaattatcaacactTTCTCAGAATGACAATAAAGGAGTAGTTTGTTCTGACAGTGAATTTGAACGAATGTGTGATacaattaaaagtaataattatgaaCCAACGAGGTTTAGTTTTGAAACAATCGAATTGTTGAATGAATTTAATGATCTTGATCAAtcgacaaataataatttattagctGATTTATTAACGACACCTGTAACtcatggaaataaaaaaaatcaagattaTATGATTACTATTGATCCATTGATCGACAGTTCGACTTCAATAAATTCAGTGTCTGACACTTCAGACGACAGTGATCTAGgtattgaaattaaaagcagacatattagaaaattaatagcAAGCAATGCTCAgcgtaaaaagtttttaagagCAAAGAGAAAATCTTGCAGTTCACAAAATAATTTGGGCATTGAAAATAAAGATGaagataaatttgataaaagaaaaaaacgtaCCAAGAAAATGGTAAATAATAGCAggaaaaaacgattaaaaaatgaaatgtctTTTTGTGAGGATGATGATTCGGATGATAGTAATAGTGATAAAGTAGACAATATTTTACAAGAAAGTACTAGTGATTTTAAGGTAAAGCGTAAGCGCACTAGAAAAGTTTACAATAATCTTGAGCAGAGAAGAAGTTCCCgacttttagaaaaatctataaatattcaaaatactaATGAAGATATTGAAGAATCTTTAGTTGATACGcctcataaaattaataaaacccGTAAAAGTTTTTCAAGACTTAAAAGGCCGTCTAACAATGCAGCGAATCAAAGTATCGCTGAGGCGGATCTCGATAATAATTTACCTACGacggatttaaaaaatacagtaaatgaaaataatgaagatTATTTTGTtagcgaaaaaattttgacaaatataAAAAGAGAACGTAGTGAtagtattgataataaattttttagtgatgaTGAAAGTCaaagaaattatgaaaaattaactaatactTCAATTATCAATCAAAATTTGAGTATAAATGATGCAGttgatactgaagttatcAAGAAAAGACGCGTTAGGAAAAAAGTTCCAAGTGATTTTGTACGACGAAGCAGTTCGCGGATTAGAGAAAAGTCACGTGATGATCGAGACATCGATGACAAAGAGAATCATGAAAATATCAGAGTGAATCCTGATGtaggaaatgaaaataatgaagatTTTAAAGGAAAGAAGAAACTAGGAGACAGTACGGGTAAGAGAGGTAGAGGTAGAGGGAGAGGAAGAAGAAAAAGTATTAAGATTGAAGAACAATCTTGTGATGATGATGCTGagtatgaaattattaaagatGACCAACCTTTGAAACtgaagataaaattaaataatcaaggGACGAATAAAGtgggaagaaaaaaaagtttaaaggtTGAAGAGTTTGAAAATCAATCCGACACCAAAGAAAtagttgaagaaaaaaattttattgaaaagcaCACACCGGGTAGGATAAAAAGTAACGGGAAGTATCGAGATAAACAGACGTCGAGAAGAAAatcaatttcagtaaaatcagAGCCTGAAATATCGGACGTTGCTGATGATTATGATTCTGATTCTTCTGGTTTATCTTCTTCAGAGATGAGTATGATATCAGAAGAATCGGAAGCTGATATAGTTgaagaaaaaactaaaagaatTGGacctaaaatattaaat aaatttataaatttagaagTTCAACTTGAACATGAGGTACCAAAACAACATCAACTTGAAACTTCTTTATTGAACGAGATGACTGAAGAATTAAGATGCTCATTTGGTAAATACTCAAAATTACAGAGGCAAAACTTTCGATTAGAagaagataaaattattcaaagaaATTGGAATCGTTTTTGTgag GTGCATGATTTGGATCCAAGCTGCGCAACAATACTTCTAGACAGACATAATGACCGGAAAAGATTATTATTAGCATACATGAAAGATAAAATCAAACTTGTACAATTTTTAGCCAAAGATTTGCCGAATAGATTATTACATCAAGTGTGTAAAAGATTTCGAGCTTTGTACAGAGGAACAAAACAAaagaa cTATTACAAGAGTAAAATCACTTCCAAGCGATTCACGTCCAAAGATGACAGATTAATTATTGTGTACATTACTCAAAATCAatcaaatattgaaaaaagttGTAAAGAATTAGCAGAACTATTGGGTCAAACTGAATCAGCAGTATTGTCACGTTATCATTTATTGAAAGACAGAAAAGCCAGAGTACGTAAAGGAAGACAGCTTATCGAGTGGGATGTGCCtttgacagaaaaatttttaaaaaatttaatggaactGACTCTAAGTGATGAAATAGACGAATTAAAGTATGCGAAAATTCCAAAAGTTGTATGGAtagaaatggaaaaaaaattgaatattccTATGTCCAAATTGATGCAGTTTTGGCATTGTCAGCTTCATATGCAATTATTTCATCCAAAATGTATTATATCTAGTGAATTAAGGATAATGTTGATTGAATACTTGTACGTCAAAGGTATTTCTACTAGACGAGAAATCGACTGGACAGTCGTTGCTCAACATTTTGACGGTGCAACCAATGAGGGTTTGAGTAGACTATTTAGTTCAATGATTGCCATGTCACCTTTTTCGGATAAAGAAAACTTGTCAG aaGTAATTGAGTGGTTGTATGAAGTTAAAATTCCTAGAATAATGAGggcaaaaaatgataattatttaccacgactaatttataaaaatggtaAAATAGAAGTCATCGATGATTATCCGTATGAAAGAGATACGAAATTagactaa
- the LOC130674866 gene encoding 28S ribosomal protein S30, mitochondrial yields the protein MLLIKIHSRSCVKYSPVVTCIRNSQSDTSNVADSVKSPVYPPILDISVVPRWQRKLELWHEQVKQLPTPEEKLIKVNMPRYWGFKCLMVHEGSVYYNELPQAQYITRTHIIDNSSLPSYYDNLMSPEKLNSLTENLKQLIEDGVAFEFRNQNQSPGQQTKDTPDKPDELDDIVGSAVSKQVNRLMLSALAKDYPHLMGIEIDYDPRIEAGWFFGGINMTRETRISLLKNKLEEALNEPIDREFQYLGSPIFQLRHQHPLKEILTMAECENPEFEVPVVKLDPRTFGHYIKRRHLTTLPGFWPGDPSEFGFMSYHKRGYLLRRPKDLNDEIDVLKTQAVFSNYAWLLSQACHLGFSTFNDITYPLVNQMIITNGQYWSFCVYQLNTTAVNQRNADENPKRNLCWITEPIKLYEKVENNKLIGFNDEVIKNLIKFYVNTPEERVGVDMKPYLGKEEQRVADIQDKEKRIWLEKRYKHLMSARPRHLRMPELYHWQKIYKFIFNTRPLDKRRTPWDYGINPYLRRLDNHCPDYIPKALRPEGKAKKIKFAKTYYPK from the exons atgttattaataaaaattcattctcgCTCGTGTGTTAAATACTCGCCGGTAGTGACATGTATCAGAAATTCTCAAAGCGATACATCAAATGTTGCCGACTCTGTTAAAAGTCCAGTATACCCTCCAATTTTAGACATATCAGTGGTACCGAGATGGCAAAGAAAACTCGAACTTTGGCACGAGCAAGTAAAACAACTTCCGACTCcagaggaaaaattaataaaagttaatatgCCGCGTTACTGGGGATTCAAATGTCTTATGGTTCATGAAGGCAGTGTTTATTACAACGAGTTACCTCAAGCTCAATATATCACTCGTACGCACATAATTGATAATTCATCCCTGCCTtcatattatgataatttaatgTCACCTGAAAAATTAAACAGTTTGACAGAAAATCTTAAGCAATTAATTGAAGACGGCGTAGCGTTTGAATTCAGAAACCAAAA TCAATCTCCAGGACAACAGACGAAAGACACTCCTGATAAGCCGGATGAACTTGATGATATTGTAGGAAGTGCTGTATCCAAACAAGTTAATCGATTAATGTTATCAGCATTAGCTAAAGATTATCCGCATTTAATGGGGATTGAAATAGATTATGATCCTAGAATAGAAGCGGGTTGGTTTTTTGGTGGGATTAATATGACCAGAGAAACAAGAATATCGTTGCTGAAAAATAAACTTGAAGAAGCGTTAAATGAACCCATAGATAGagaatttcaatatttagGATCACCGATATTTCAACTTAGACATCAACATCcattaaaagaaatattaaCTATGGCTGAGTGTGAAAACCCAGAGTTTGAAGTTCCAGTAGTTAAACTTGATCCAAGAACATTTGGACATTATATTAAACGACGTCATCTCACGACTTTACCTGGGTTTTGGCCTGGAGATCCGAGTGAATTTGGTTTTATGTCTTATCATAAACGTGGATATTTACTAAGAAGACCCAAAGATTTAAATGATGAAATAGATGTACTTAAAACACAAGCTGTTTTCAGTAACTATGCGTGGCTTTTATCTCAAGCTTGTCATTTAG GATTTTCAACTTTCAATGATATCACTTATCCGTTAGTTAATCAAATGATTATAACTAATGGTCAGTACTGGTCATTTTGTGTTTACCAATTAAATACGACGGCTGTCAATCAACGGAATGCTGATGAAAATCCGAAAAGAAATCTGTGTTGGATCACTGAACCGATCAAGTTGTACGAAAAGGtggaaaacaataaattaattggatTCAACGATgaagttatcaaaaatttgattaaattttatgtaaatactCCTGAAGAGAGAGTCGGTGTTGACATGAAACCCTATTTGGGTAAAGAAGAACAACGAGTCGCAGACATACAGGATAAGGAAAAAAGAATTTGGCTTGAAAAAAGATACAAACATTTAATGTCAGCAAGACCTAGGCACTT acGGATGCCTGAATTATACCACTGgcagaaaatttataagtttatattcAATACCCGACCTTTGGATAAAAGACGTACCCCTTGGGATTATGGAATCAATCCGTATTTACGTAGATTGGATAATCATTGTCCTGATTATATACCAAAAGCATTACGCCCTGAAGGAaaagcgaaaaaaattaaattcgcTAAGACTTATTATCctaagtaa
- the LOC130674919 gene encoding ubiquitin carboxyl-terminal hydrolase isozyme L5, producing the protein MASSTGYWCVIESDPGVFTELIKEFGAKGAQVEELWSLDEDQFEPLKPIHGLIFLFKWVQGEEPAGPIVKDNRLDKIFFAKQVIGNVCATQAILSILLNCKHSDVSIGPNLEEFKNFCQSFDPTIRGLTLSNSDVIRDAHNMFARQTFFEYDQKQENNDSDVFHYVSYVPIDGRLYELDGLKDGPVDLGPCPTGEEWVQAAKPIIQKRINKYNEGEIRFNLMAIVSDRKMLYERQKLSTCDPAEVARLESLIEDEINKSKRYKIENARRKHNYLPLIVELLKVLAKEGKLVPLYQKAKERAIEKRSKKSNA; encoded by the exons atggCGTCGTCTACAGGATATTGGTGTGTCATCGAAAGTGACCCGGGTGTTTTTAcagaattaattaaagaattcg GCGCAAAAGGAGCTCAAGTTGAAGAATTATGGAGTTTGGATGAAGATCAATTTGAACCACTCAA ACCAATTCATgggttaatatttttattcaaatgggTTCAAGGTGAAGAACCAGCAGGACCTATTGTAAAAGATAACAGATtagacaaaatattttttgctaaacag gtAATAGGCAACGTTTGCGCTACACAGgctattttaagtattttattaaattgcaaaCATTCCGATGTATCGATCGGTCCGAATTtagaagaatttaaaaatttttgtcaaagtTTTGATCCGACAATACGTGGACTTACTTTAAGTAATTCTGATGTTATAAGAGATGCTCATAATATGTTCGCAag gcaaacattttttgaatatgACCAGAAGCAAGAAAACAATGATTCTGATGTTTTTCATTACGTAAGTTACGTCCCTATTGATGGAAGATTATATGAATTAGATGGTCTCAAGGACGGTCCTGTAGATTTAGGTCCTTGTCCTACTGGAGAGGAATGGGTTCAAGCAGCTAAaccaattattcaaaaaagaattaataa atacaATGAAGGAGAAATTCGATTCAATTTGATGGCGATTGTTTCTGATCGAAAAATGCTTTACGAGAGACAAAAACTCAGTACTTGTGATCCAGCAGAAGTTGCACGACTAGAATCGCTTATTGAAGATGAAATTAACAAATcgaaaagatataaaattgaaaacgCGCGACGTAAACACAATTATCTTCCTTTGattgttgaattattaaaagtacTTGCTAAAGAAGGTAAACTTGTTCCTCTTTATCAGAAAGCCAAAGAACGAGCTATTGAAAAAcgatcaaaaaaaagtaacgcctaa